One window from the genome of Candidatus Chlorohelix allophototropha encodes:
- a CDS encoding Crp/Fnr family transcriptional regulator, with the protein MVSNKELLRGIPFFAGLETDSLTLERLAATTYEEKYEAGQILFLEGEPCRGLYYVVKGRVRIFKAEPGGREQVLRLAGAGTSFNEVPVFDGGQNPASVDAVDDCTIWIVPAETVRTLLETEPAVARAVAKVFSARLRHLTTLIAEVSLKQVSARVAKLLLNRLGEEPILGVGISEQVTSQFTQQQMAAMAGTVREMVGRALRTMQKAGAIEAKRGYILIKDQEKLQTFL; encoded by the coding sequence ATGGTGAGCAATAAGGAGTTGCTTAGAGGTATTCCATTCTTTGCCGGGTTAGAGACGGATAGTCTTACGCTGGAAAGATTGGCGGCAACCACCTATGAGGAAAAATATGAGGCAGGGCAAATACTTTTTCTTGAGGGAGAACCTTGCCGAGGCTTATATTACGTGGTGAAGGGGCGCGTTCGCATTTTCAAGGCTGAACCGGGTGGTCGCGAGCAAGTTTTAAGATTGGCGGGGGCAGGAACCTCTTTTAATGAAGTACCCGTTTTTGATGGAGGGCAGAATCCGGCTAGTGTCGATGCGGTTGATGATTGTACTATCTGGATAGTACCGGCAGAAACGGTCAGAACCTTGTTGGAAACCGAACCAGCGGTGGCGCGCGCGGTGGCAAAAGTGTTTTCGGCACGCTTGCGACATCTGACCACCCTTATCGCGGAAGTCTCGCTGAAACAGGTTTCGGCGCGAGTGGCAAAGCTTCTGCTGAATCGTTTAGGAGAAGAGCCGATATTGGGTGTGGGCATAAGCGAGCAAGTCACCAGCCAATTTACCCAACAGCAAATGGCGGCGATGGCGGGAACAGTACGTGAAATGGTGGGACGTGCTTTGCGTACTATGCAAAAAGCGGGTGCAATTGAGGCGAAACGAGGCTACATATTGATTAAAGACCAAGAGAAGTTGCAAACTTTCCTGTAA
- a CDS encoding hemerythrin domain-containing protein, whose protein sequence is MLLNSINKGVATGVLREEHEAILKVMGFFDKALDRLEATKPVPLDFLEGIVEFFSLFADRCHHTKEEEVLFPMMESFGIPRENGPIGVMLNEHTLGRDYVRQIGEGVARLQSGDNSGNALLITAGTSYSRLLREHILKENQVLFMLADNVLDATIQAKALAQFEKLEVEKMGEGTHERLHARIDIMEQQASNW, encoded by the coding sequence ATGTTGCTTAATTCTATAAATAAAGGTGTAGCTACCGGCGTTCTGCGTGAAGAACATGAAGCTATATTAAAAGTAATGGGCTTCTTTGATAAAGCGCTCGACCGACTCGAAGCTACTAAGCCTGTTCCCCTAGATTTTCTTGAGGGAATTGTGGAATTTTTCAGCTTGTTTGCAGACAGATGCCATCACACTAAAGAAGAAGAAGTACTGTTCCCAATGATGGAAAGTTTCGGTATCCCAAGAGAGAACGGACCAATCGGGGTAATGTTGAATGAGCATACCTTAGGACGTGACTATGTGCGCCAAATCGGTGAAGGCGTTGCACGGCTGCAATCTGGAGATAATAGCGGCAACGCGCTACTAATTACCGCCGGAACTAGTTATAGTCGTCTGCTGCGGGAACATATCTTGAAAGAAAATCAGGTTCTTTTTATGCTGGCGGATAATGTTCTGGATGCCACCATTCAGGCAAAGGCGTTGGCGCAATTCGAGAAACTGGAAGTGGAAAAGATGGGCGAAGGTACTCATGAACGGTTGCATGCCCGGATTGATATTATGGAACAGCAAGCCTCAAACTGGTAA